From a single Planococcus shenhongbingii genomic region:
- a CDS encoding SDR family NAD(P)-dependent oxidoreductase: MSIFSNEALKHKHVLITGATGGIGYETAKVLAGMGARLTITGRNEEKLNELKQQLIPVVGEENVFVKTADLTVEKEREELVLSADKALGFINGLVNSAGIGGGGVVEELDEATVERVMNVNFKSTLFLTQLVYSRMLEKKEGDIVNLSSLSGLRGTHGNTAYAASKFAVIGWTQSMALEAIEHKIRVNAVCPGYVDTEMAWNSIRKKAEKKGVSFEEGMNEAAAAIPSGRISTTEEVANMIAFLLTDAARNIVGEAMKISGGNFMR; the protein is encoded by the coding sequence ATGTCTATTTTTTCGAATGAGGCATTAAAACATAAACATGTTCTAATTACGGGTGCGACTGGAGGCATCGGCTACGAAACTGCAAAGGTGCTAGCTGGAATGGGAGCAAGGCTGACCATTACGGGCAGAAACGAAGAGAAGCTGAATGAGTTGAAACAGCAGCTGATTCCGGTTGTTGGAGAGGAAAATGTCTTCGTTAAAACTGCGGACCTTACAGTTGAAAAAGAACGAGAAGAACTTGTGTTAAGCGCTGATAAAGCACTTGGATTTATAAATGGACTTGTCAATTCTGCCGGCATTGGCGGTGGTGGGGTAGTAGAGGAACTGGATGAGGCTACGGTTGAACGAGTCATGAATGTGAATTTCAAATCCACGCTCTTTTTAACTCAGCTGGTGTATAGCAGAATGCTGGAGAAGAAAGAAGGCGATATAGTCAATTTGTCTTCGCTGTCAGGGCTAAGAGGGACGCATGGAAATACGGCTTATGCCGCCAGCAAATTTGCTGTGATTGGCTGGACGCAATCGATGGCTCTTGAGGCGATTGAACACAAGATCCGCGTCAATGCGGTATGCCCTGGATATGTAGACACGGAAATGGCGTGGAACAGCATCAGAAAGAAAGCGGAAAAGAAAGGTGTTTCTTTTGAGGAAGGGATGAACGAGGCAGCCGCCGCTATTCCATCGGGCCGTATATCAACAACAGAAGAAGTGGCGAACATGATCGCTTTCTTGCTGACGGACGCTGCCCGCAATATTGTAGGTGAAGCAATGAAAATTTCAGGTGGAAACTTTATGAGGTGA
- a CDS encoding sugar phosphorylase — MERIRERLFSIYNNQNVEITYSYIMKAIHQTKQKPLKMRKQYWDEKDVVLITYGDQFKEQQQPALQTLKKIYDHYFSTVFEIVHILPFYPYSSDDGFSVIDYKEVSPVMGNWEDIQQLSASARLMVDLVCNHVSAKSEWFQEYLKGNPVYRDYFIEVDPTVDLSGVTRPRTHPLLTKFTLSTEEEKHIWTTFSEDQIDLNFSNPAVLAEIIDALLFYIEQGAEYIRLDAVGFIWKEIGTSSIHHEKAHNIIKLFREVVDEAAKGTLLITETNVPHEDNISYFGNGRDEAHLVYQFPLPPLILYSIHYGDASALSKWAKSFPHMGKETAFYNFLASHDGIGLNPIRGIIPENKIIEMAEALKKEGALISYKKNEDGKDVPYEINATYFDALNRKSDEEALRIKRFLVAHSILLGLPGIPAIYIQSVLGARNDYDGVKKTGAARSINREKYWLGDIEQELLQSGTVTNQVFQEMIKMIGIRKAEPLFHPNAAMKMLDYGESIFAFYRINKSKEQILLLHNLANQSVVLPVVGHYCNILTQQNIKFEESVELEPYQFFWLKPID; from the coding sequence ATGGAACGTATAAGAGAACGGCTTTTTTCTATCTACAATAATCAGAATGTTGAAATTACTTATTCCTATATAATGAAAGCCATTCATCAGACCAAGCAGAAGCCTTTGAAAATGAGGAAACAGTATTGGGATGAAAAAGATGTTGTCTTAATCACGTATGGTGACCAATTTAAAGAACAGCAGCAGCCAGCCTTACAGACTTTAAAAAAGATATATGACCATTATTTTTCCACTGTATTTGAAATCGTCCATATTCTTCCGTTTTATCCCTACTCTTCAGATGATGGTTTTTCTGTTATTGACTATAAAGAAGTAAGTCCTGTGATGGGAAACTGGGAAGATATCCAGCAACTCTCTGCGTCGGCCCGCCTTATGGTCGATTTGGTGTGCAACCATGTGTCTGCAAAAAGCGAATGGTTTCAGGAGTATTTGAAAGGAAATCCTGTCTACCGGGACTATTTTATAGAAGTGGATCCAACAGTGGATTTAAGTGGAGTGACACGCCCAAGGACGCATCCGCTATTGACCAAATTCACTTTATCGACAGAGGAAGAAAAACATATCTGGACGACGTTTAGCGAAGATCAGATCGACTTGAATTTTTCCAACCCTGCCGTCCTGGCAGAAATAATCGATGCCCTTCTCTTTTATATAGAACAAGGGGCAGAATATATCCGGTTAGATGCTGTCGGTTTTATCTGGAAAGAAATTGGGACTTCATCAATTCATCATGAAAAGGCACATAACATCATAAAATTGTTCAGAGAAGTAGTAGACGAAGCGGCAAAAGGAACGCTGCTGATTACTGAAACAAATGTGCCTCATGAAGACAATATTTCCTATTTTGGAAATGGCCGTGACGAAGCCCATTTGGTTTATCAATTCCCTTTGCCGCCTTTGATTTTATACTCTATCCATTATGGGGATGCAAGTGCTTTGAGCAAGTGGGCGAAAAGCTTTCCGCATATGGGCAAAGAAACGGCTTTCTACAACTTTTTGGCTTCTCATGATGGAATCGGCTTAAATCCGATCCGCGGAATTATTCCCGAAAATAAAATCATTGAGATGGCAGAGGCATTGAAAAAAGAAGGAGCTTTAATTTCGTACAAGAAAAACGAAGACGGAAAAGATGTCCCCTATGAAATTAATGCTACTTATTTTGATGCATTGAATAGAAAAAGCGATGAAGAAGCGCTTCGCATTAAACGTTTTTTGGTTGCGCATTCAATTTTACTCGGATTGCCCGGCATTCCTGCCATTTATATTCAAAGTGTTTTAGGGGCAAGAAATGATTATGATGGAGTAAAAAAAACAGGTGCAGCCCGTTCCATCAATCGCGAGAAATACTGGCTGGGTGACATAGAGCAGGAACTTCTTCAAAGTGGAACCGTAACAAATCAAGTTTTTCAAGAAATGATTAAAATGATTGGAATAAGGAAAGCCGAACCACTTTTTCATCCGAATGCCGCAATGAAAATGCTGGATTACGGGGAATCAATTTTTGCTTTTTACCGAATCAATAAAAGCAAAGAACAAATTCTGCTTCTGCACAACCTGGCAAATCAATCAGTCGTTTTGCCGGTAGTTGGGCATTACTGCAATATACTCACGCAACAAAATATAAAATTTGAAGAAAGCGTTGAACTGGAGCCGTATCAATTTTTCTGGTTAAAACCAATCGATTAG
- a CDS encoding ABC transporter substrate-binding protein → MNRKYLLFFAILLTGFLAACGGEEAGDAESATIEFMHSSVEQERLAVITDLIERFQKENPDIIIEQVPVEEDAYNTKIVTLASAGQLPEIVEVGQDYAKVMDKDQLIDREVVQSVIEEAGEDNFYEGALKLLATEDGKSYTGLPVSGWVQGIWYNKQMLESKGFEEPENWQEVMEVAEAFTDAANKKYGIAIPTVEGGFSEQVFSQFALSNNANVLNGDGELTLNTPEMKEALQYYKDLAQYTMPGSNDTTEVNDAFMNESVPMAIYSTYILPGVFEQGKAENIGFAIPENETKAVYGSASALTVTSGLEDAQKEAAQKFLAFMAQPENMTDWVLMSPGGAQPVSDLVTENEDYQANEVVNAFGDLSTEIASSFNDIQIFGLVDGKNFLKMGDITSSGEIPKMVNGVTVGNQNVDDAIANAETSLEGILK, encoded by the coding sequence ATGAATCGAAAATACTTACTGTTTTTTGCAATCTTACTGACTGGCTTTTTGGCTGCCTGCGGCGGTGAAGAAGCAGGTGATGCGGAAAGCGCTACCATCGAATTTATGCATTCATCAGTAGAGCAAGAGCGTTTGGCCGTCATTACTGACTTGATTGAACGGTTCCAGAAAGAAAACCCGGATATTATTATAGAGCAAGTACCGGTAGAAGAAGATGCTTATAATACGAAAATTGTCACGCTGGCCAGCGCCGGTCAATTGCCGGAAATTGTAGAAGTAGGGCAGGACTACGCAAAGGTAATGGATAAGGATCAGCTGATTGACCGGGAAGTCGTCCAATCTGTCATTGAAGAGGCGGGTGAAGATAATTTTTATGAAGGGGCATTAAAGTTGCTTGCCACTGAAGACGGTAAAAGCTATACCGGTTTGCCAGTCAGTGGATGGGTCCAAGGGATTTGGTATAACAAGCAGATGCTTGAATCCAAAGGATTTGAAGAACCGGAAAATTGGCAGGAAGTCATGGAAGTGGCAGAAGCCTTTACAGATGCAGCAAACAAGAAATATGGAATCGCCATACCGACTGTAGAAGGCGGATTCTCCGAGCAAGTATTCTCTCAGTTTGCCTTGTCAAACAATGCCAATGTGTTGAATGGAGACGGAGAATTAACGTTGAATACACCGGAAATGAAAGAAGCGCTGCAATATTACAAAGACTTGGCTCAATATACGATGCCGGGTTCGAACGACACAACTGAAGTGAACGATGCTTTTATGAACGAATCGGTTCCGATGGCGATTTACTCTACTTATATTCTGCCAGGAGTTTTTGAACAAGGAAAAGCGGAAAATATCGGATTTGCGATTCCGGAAAATGAAACGAAAGCCGTTTATGGATCCGCTTCGGCATTGACTGTTACATCCGGCTTGGAAGACGCACAAAAAGAAGCAGCACAAAAATTCCTTGCTTTCATGGCACAGCCGGAAAATATGACGGACTGGGTTTTAATGTCCCCGGGAGGAGCACAGCCGGTCAGCGATTTGGTTACTGAAAATGAAGACTATCAAGCGAATGAAGTGGTCAATGCATTTGGCGACCTTTCAACTGAAATTGCGTCTTCTTTCAATGATATTCAAATTTTTGGGCTGGTTGATGGAAAAAACTTTTTGAAGATGGGGGATATTACAAGTTCGGGTGAGATTCCGAAAATGGTGAATGGTGTTACTGTTGGCAATCAAAATGTCGACGACGCCATTGCAAATGCTGAAACTTCTTTAGAAGGCATTTTAAAATAA
- a CDS encoding carbohydrate ABC transporter permease — protein sequence MKRKAKRKTDTKLAAVLLFPSIFLILLLVAYPMLSNIQISFFEQSINPNLDPTFIGFENYKQILTDEVFLKSLGITFLYTLLTVVGSTVVGLAVAIFFNRPFKFRKISRSLIIASYVAPSISLVFAWKYMFNNNYGIVNYLTVDVLHLFDQAPLWFDRPASSFVLVVIFAIWRYFPYAFISFLAILQTIDNTLYEAAEIDGASAWEKFKVVTLPAIMPVLVIVVTLRAIWMFYMFEDVYLLTNQVNTLGIYLYETAFAFNDLGKAASISVILFIILFAVILLMRKRVNADGNG from the coding sequence ATGAAAAGAAAGGCTAAAAGAAAAACCGATACAAAACTTGCAGCCGTTCTGCTTTTTCCAAGCATCTTCTTGATTTTATTGCTGGTCGCTTATCCGATGCTCTCTAATATACAAATCAGTTTTTTTGAGCAATCCATTAATCCAAACCTGGATCCAACTTTCATCGGTTTTGAAAATTACAAACAAATTTTGACAGACGAGGTCTTTCTAAAATCACTGGGAATTACTTTTTTATATACCTTACTGACAGTAGTAGGCAGTACGGTAGTGGGACTGGCTGTCGCAATCTTCTTTAACCGGCCCTTTAAATTCCGGAAGATATCGCGTTCTTTGATCATTGCTTCTTATGTAGCTCCTTCGATTTCTCTCGTATTTGCCTGGAAATATATGTTCAACAATAATTATGGAATTGTGAATTATTTAACCGTGGATGTTCTCCATCTATTCGATCAGGCACCGCTTTGGTTTGACCGGCCAGCCAGCAGCTTTGTACTGGTTGTGATATTTGCCATTTGGAGGTATTTTCCATACGCATTCATTTCGTTTTTAGCTATTTTGCAAACCATTGACAACACCTTGTATGAAGCAGCGGAAATAGATGGAGCTTCAGCGTGGGAGAAATTTAAAGTTGTGACGCTGCCTGCTATTATGCCGGTTTTAGTCATTGTCGTCACTCTCCGGGCAATCTGGATGTTCTATATGTTTGAAGACGTCTACCTGTTGACCAATCAAGTTAATACGCTTGGGATCTATTTATATGAAACAGCTTTTGCATTTAATGATCTTGGGAAAGCTGCTTCTATTTCAGTTATTCTCTTTATCATTTTGTTCGCAGTCATATTATTAATGAGAAAGCGGGTGAATGCTGATGGCAATGGCTAG
- a CDS encoding carbohydrate ABC transporter permease has product MASSKKEKMTRKILFYIGLAFVLLVSLFPFFIMLMVSLKNSAEAIAQVPTLLPRQWTIEHYLDIFNPVLFPYITYFNNSLIVSLIVAAISVLFSIFGAYALSKLKFFGRTTINSSFYVVYMFSGLLLVVPLFKIISSLGLYNTRTALVITLIVQTLPAAIYMLKSYFDTIPDDLEEAAMIDGLNRVQIIFYIIIPLSISGIISVFVYSFMIAWNDFLFASIFLSSSENFTLPIGLNALFSTPDYVWGRMMAASIVTALPVVIMYGITERFIKGGATEGGVKG; this is encoded by the coding sequence ATGGCTAGCAGCAAGAAAGAAAAAATGACAAGGAAAATCTTGTTTTACATCGGATTGGCTTTCGTTTTGCTGGTCTCCCTTTTCCCATTTTTCATTATGCTAATGGTGTCTTTGAAAAACTCCGCTGAAGCGATTGCACAAGTGCCTACGTTGCTTCCGAGACAATGGACAATCGAACATTATCTGGATATTTTTAATCCGGTTCTCTTTCCATATATCACTTATTTCAATAATAGTTTGATCGTTTCTCTGATTGTGGCAGCGATATCCGTGTTGTTTTCTATTTTTGGTGCTTACGCTTTGTCGAAACTAAAGTTTTTTGGACGCACTACCATTAATTCAAGTTTTTATGTCGTTTATATGTTTTCCGGCCTTTTGCTGGTCGTACCTCTTTTTAAAATCATTTCAAGCCTTGGGCTGTATAACACAAGAACCGCATTAGTCATTACGCTTATTGTTCAGACATTGCCAGCCGCCATATATATGTTGAAGAGTTATTTTGATACGATACCTGATGATTTGGAAGAAGCTGCGATGATTGACGGCTTAAACCGGGTGCAGATTATCTTTTACATTATTATCCCGTTATCCATTTCAGGAATCATATCTGTTTTTGTCTATTCATTTATGATTGCCTGGAATGACTTTTTATTCGCTTCCATTTTCCTGTCGAGCTCAGAGAATTTCACACTTCCGATCGGGTTAAATGCTTTGTTCAGTACGCCGGATTATGTTTGGGGCAGAATGATGGCAGCTTCCATTGTTACCGCTTTGCCTGTTGTCATCATGTATGGGATCACCGAGCGGTTTATTAAAGGAGGAGCAACTGAAGGCGGGGTTAAAGGTTAA
- a CDS encoding zinc-dependent alcohol dehydrogenase → MKKLVAIKPRVAALIDYEDRPVLPNEVKIAVEIASPKHGTEVADFRGQSPFMEEEFSEEWRMFMPRKEGSAKGIVFGEFPLGNMIVGCIIETGPNVTKYEIGDLVCTYGPIMETLIVDGINNPRLRKMPEGAKWQNAICYDPAQFALSGVRDAHVRAGDYAVVVGLGAIGQIAVQLAKRAGAILVIAVDPLAHRRKVALRNGADAALDPQMVDAGFEIKKLTNKLGADAIIETSGNAAALQGALKGIGYGGIISYVAFGKTFPEGLNFGREAHFNNAKIVFSRAASEPNPDYPRWNRKRIEDTCWELLMSGHLNCEDIIDPIIPFQDSAEAYIRFVDQHPELSIKMAIDLKQESFHNFKVVPEA, encoded by the coding sequence ATGAAAAAGCTTGTAGCAATCAAACCAAGAGTCGCTGCATTGATTGATTATGAGGATCGGCCGGTTCTTCCTAATGAAGTGAAAATTGCAGTAGAGATTGCTTCCCCGAAGCATGGGACAGAAGTGGCTGATTTTAGAGGGCAGTCGCCTTTCATGGAAGAAGAGTTTTCAGAGGAATGGCGGATGTTTATGCCAAGAAAAGAAGGTTCCGCTAAAGGGATTGTGTTCGGTGAATTTCCATTAGGAAATATGATTGTCGGATGTATTATTGAAACAGGGCCGAATGTGACCAAATATGAAATTGGAGATTTGGTTTGTACATACGGTCCTATTATGGAAACCTTAATTGTCGATGGCATAAATAATCCGCGGTTGCGTAAAATGCCGGAAGGAGCCAAATGGCAGAACGCTATTTGTTATGACCCGGCCCAGTTTGCGCTTAGCGGAGTGCGCGATGCCCATGTTCGTGCCGGCGACTACGCCGTGGTTGTTGGGCTCGGGGCCATTGGCCAGATTGCGGTTCAATTGGCGAAGAGAGCAGGGGCTATTTTGGTTATCGCTGTTGATCCGCTTGCTCATCGCCGAAAAGTGGCTCTTCGCAATGGTGCTGATGCAGCTTTGGATCCCCAAATGGTGGATGCCGGCTTTGAAATTAAAAAGCTGACGAATAAACTGGGAGCAGATGCCATCATTGAAACGAGCGGCAATGCAGCAGCGCTACAAGGCGCACTCAAAGGCATTGGTTATGGCGGCATCATTTCCTATGTAGCTTTCGGCAAAACTTTTCCGGAAGGATTAAATTTTGGCCGGGAAGCCCATTTCAATAATGCGAAAATTGTGTTTTCAAGAGCAGCCAGTGAACCGAATCCAGATTATCCTAGATGGAACCGGAAACGCATTGAAGACACGTGCTGGGAATTGCTGATGTCCGGCCACCTTAATTGCGAAGACATCATCGACCCCATTATTCCTTTCCAGGATAGCGCAGAGGCGTATATTCGTTTTGTCGATCAGCATCCGGAATTGAGCATTAAAATGGCGATTGATTTGAAACAAGAGTCTTTCCATAACTTTAAGGTAGTGCCCGAAGCATAA
- a CDS encoding sugar phosphate isomerase/epimerase family protein gives MKIGTQNQPFFPEAINEKFRYIKQMGFDGYEIDGKLLVGNMESVKKEQEETGLSVTTACGGYDGWIGDFNEEKRLNGLKEITGILKALQQIGGKGIVVPAAWGMFTYRLPPMISPRSKEKDREIVTKSLVYLNHAAKETGTLIFLEPLNRYQDHMINTIAEARSYIEENSFEYVKIIADFYHMNIEEDNTAVSLHDHRDVIGHIHLADNQRFQPGSGSIDFKRLFSVLKKDGYQGDLTLECRVRGENPEQAYFNSLHYLRESIR, from the coding sequence ATGAAAATCGGCACACAAAACCAGCCGTTCTTTCCTGAAGCGATCAATGAAAAATTTCGCTATATTAAACAGATGGGGTTTGACGGCTACGAAATTGACGGCAAATTACTGGTGGGAAATATGGAAAGCGTTAAAAAAGAACAAGAAGAAACAGGTCTCTCCGTTACAACTGCTTGCGGGGGATATGATGGCTGGATCGGTGATTTCAATGAGGAAAAAAGACTTAATGGCTTAAAGGAAATAACAGGGATTTTAAAGGCGCTGCAGCAGATAGGAGGGAAAGGCATTGTCGTCCCTGCTGCGTGGGGGATGTTCACCTACCGGTTGCCGCCCATGATTTCTCCGCGCAGCAAAGAGAAAGACCGGGAAATTGTAACGAAATCCTTGGTTTACTTGAACCATGCAGCTAAAGAAACTGGGACCCTGATATTTTTAGAGCCGCTGAACCGCTATCAGGACCATATGATTAATACAATTGCCGAAGCGAGAAGCTATATTGAAGAAAATAGCTTTGAATATGTGAAAATTATTGCGGACTTCTATCATATGAATATAGAAGAAGATAATACGGCTGTTTCGCTGCATGATCACCGCGATGTGATCGGGCATATTCATTTGGCAGACAATCAGCGGTTCCAGCCTGGAAGTGGATCCATTGATTTTAAACGTCTATTTTCAGTATTGAAAAAGGATGGCTATCAAGGGGATTTAACGCTTGAATGCAGAGTCCGGGGCGAAAATCCCGAGCAAGCCTATTTCAATTCACTCCACTACCTGAGAGAATCGATTAGGTGA
- a CDS encoding sugar phosphate isomerase/epimerase family protein, which produces MKLGVFTVLFSDRNFEDMLSYVSAKGIEAIELGTGGYPGDAHCKVDELLEDEQKLQRFKQQISDYGLIISALSCHSNPLHPQKQIAEPADELLVKTLQLASKLEVPVVNTFSGCPGDHENALYPNWPVAAWPHDFQEILKWQWEEKLIPYWKEKNDLAESLNVKIGLELHGGFSVHTPATLLRLREACGSAIGANLDPSHMWWQGIDPVEAIKILGRENAIHHFHAKDTIFDQQNVNRNGLTDMTEYSQMRDRAWYFRTVGFGHNQKTWADIISALRLYNYDYVVSIEHEDGLMSIEEGFTKAVENLKPVLVKESVAQMWWA; this is translated from the coding sequence TTGAAACTAGGGGTCTTTACTGTTTTATTCTCCGACAGAAATTTTGAAGATATGCTGAGTTATGTGTCAGCCAAAGGAATTGAGGCTATTGAACTTGGCACCGGCGGCTATCCTGGAGACGCCCATTGCAAAGTGGATGAATTGCTGGAGGATGAGCAAAAATTGCAGCGCTTTAAGCAGCAGATCAGCGACTATGGCTTAATCATCAGTGCGTTGAGCTGCCACTCGAATCCGCTTCATCCTCAAAAACAAATTGCTGAACCGGCTGATGAATTGCTGGTAAAGACCTTGCAGTTAGCTTCCAAGCTGGAGGTTCCGGTAGTAAATACTTTTTCAGGTTGTCCAGGCGATCATGAGAATGCTCTTTATCCGAATTGGCCTGTTGCTGCCTGGCCACACGATTTTCAGGAAATATTAAAATGGCAATGGGAAGAAAAACTGATTCCTTACTGGAAAGAGAAAAACGATCTGGCAGAATCGCTCAATGTAAAAATTGGTTTGGAACTCCACGGCGGATTTTCGGTACATACCCCCGCCACTTTGCTGCGGCTGCGTGAAGCCTGCGGTTCTGCAATTGGAGCCAATTTAGACCCAAGCCATATGTGGTGGCAAGGCATTGACCCGGTCGAAGCCATCAAGATTCTCGGCCGTGAAAATGCCATTCATCATTTTCATGCGAAAGACACCATATTCGATCAGCAAAATGTGAATCGAAACGGCTTGACGGATATGACGGAATATTCGCAGATGCGTGACCGGGCATGGTATTTCAGAACCGTCGGCTTTGGGCACAACCAAAAAACCTGGGCAGACATCATCAGCGCACTGCGGCTTTATAATTATGACTATGTGGTCAGCATCGAACATGAAGATGGCTTAATGTCCATTGAAGAAGGATTTACAAAAGCCGTTGAGAACTTGAAGCCGGTTTTGGTCAAAGAGTCTGTTGCCCAAATGTGGTGGGCTTAA
- a CDS encoding LacI family DNA-binding transcriptional regulator, translated as MANIQQVAKQAGVSVATVSRVLNGQNSVSTKTKTKVEEAIKTLNYEPSILGRNLRNSESRILLVLIPNLSNPFYLEIIKGIENMALSQGYNILLCETDSNPEKENIYFDLVRKKMADGIISMDPAVNVETLKQLAETYPIIQCSEYGGGIGIPYVTINSEEASYRAVKHLIQIGHQKIALINSDEKFLYARERKMGYQRALQENTISLNKDYMIYTSELSFEHGQQAMRKILALADRPTAVFAVSDMLAIGALKEINASSLHVPNDIAVVGFDKIDFSNMTNPTLTTVAQPMYKMGTIAADMLIGKIKGEKVDNIILEHELVIRGSTSG; from the coding sequence ATGGCAAATATCCAGCAGGTAGCAAAACAAGCAGGAGTGTCGGTAGCAACCGTTTCAAGAGTCTTAAATGGCCAAAATTCGGTTTCGACGAAAACGAAAACCAAAGTAGAAGAGGCCATAAAGACATTGAATTATGAGCCAAGCATATTGGGGAGAAATCTCCGGAATTCTGAAAGCCGGATCTTGCTGGTTTTAATCCCAAATCTATCGAACCCTTTTTACTTGGAAATTATTAAAGGCATTGAAAACATGGCGCTTAGCCAAGGTTATAACATTTTACTGTGTGAAACGGATTCAAATCCGGAAAAAGAAAATATTTACTTTGATCTCGTTCGTAAGAAAATGGCAGATGGCATTATTTCGATGGATCCTGCTGTCAATGTCGAGACATTAAAACAATTGGCAGAAACTTATCCAATCATTCAATGCAGCGAATATGGAGGTGGTATTGGAATTCCTTATGTAACCATCAATAGCGAAGAAGCTTCTTATCGGGCAGTAAAGCATTTGATTCAGATAGGTCATCAGAAAATCGCTCTCATAAATTCAGATGAAAAGTTCCTGTACGCAAGAGAGCGGAAAATGGGATACCAGCGGGCTTTGCAGGAAAACACCATTTCCTTGAACAAAGATTATATGATTTATACCTCAGAACTAAGCTTTGAACATGGACAGCAAGCCATGAGGAAGATATTAGCGCTGGCGGATCGGCCGACTGCTGTTTTTGCGGTATCCGATATGCTTGCAATCGGAGCGTTAAAAGAGATAAATGCTTCAAGTTTGCATGTGCCGAATGATATTGCGGTAGTCGGCTTTGACAAGATTGATTTTTCAAATATGACAAATCCAACATTGACAACTGTCGCTCAGCCAATGTATAAAATGGGCACAATTGCAGCAGATATGTTGATCGGCAAGATTAAAGGAGAAAAAGTGGACAATATTATATTGGAGCATGAATTGGTCATACGTGGATCGACATCGGGATAA
- a CDS encoding substrate-binding domain-containing protein, with product MKKLLILSLAAVFGLAGCGGNEEAGSGGSGAEDETLMIGISLPSATHGWMGALIDSAEKQAQALKESEGIDYVMTNAADPNKQANDVDDLIAQDVDVIVMLPIESAALTPVGQKVKDAGIPLVIVDRELENDAATVVVKGDNEGIGVNAGKYFIEQLNGQGKIVEITGPPSSVTEQRGSGFQEAVASQEGMEIIASQSGDFSTEKSLEVMQNILQANPQIDAVFTQDDGMALGVLQAIKEAGRTDIKFVTGAGGAKEVFEDMKNDGLMKATFLYSPKMVEDAVKIAADIAQGEEPAEKMVVKEATQVTKENVDEYYDPESKF from the coding sequence ATGAAGAAATTGTTGATTTTATCGCTGGCTGCAGTCTTCGGCTTAGCAGGCTGCGGAGGAAATGAAGAAGCAGGTTCAGGAGGAAGCGGAGCAGAAGACGAAACGCTGATGATAGGCATATCCTTGCCTTCTGCAACGCACGGATGGATGGGAGCGTTGATTGACAGTGCGGAGAAACAAGCCCAGGCATTAAAAGAAAGTGAAGGCATAGATTATGTAATGACCAACGCGGCAGATCCGAACAAGCAGGCAAACGATGTGGATGATTTAATCGCTCAAGACGTTGATGTGATTGTCATGCTGCCGATTGAATCGGCAGCTTTAACGCCAGTCGGACAAAAAGTAAAAGATGCAGGCATCCCGCTGGTCATTGTTGACCGGGAACTTGAAAATGACGCGGCGACAGTAGTAGTAAAAGGCGACAATGAAGGAATCGGCGTCAATGCAGGCAAGTATTTCATAGAACAATTGAATGGCCAAGGAAAAATCGTCGAAATTACTGGACCTCCAAGTTCAGTCACTGAGCAGCGTGGATCTGGTTTCCAAGAAGCAGTGGCAAGCCAGGAAGGAATGGAAATCATCGCTTCACAAAGCGGCGACTTCTCGACTGAAAAATCATTGGAAGTGATGCAGAATATTTTACAGGCTAATCCACAGATTGACGCAGTTTTCACACAAGATGACGGAATGGCATTAGGTGTATTACAGGCGATCAAAGAAGCAGGGCGCACTGATATCAAGTTTGTAACAGGTGCAGGCGGTGCAAAAGAAGTATTTGAAGATATGAAAAATGATGGTTTGATGAAAGCGACATTCCTGTATTCCCCGAAAATGGTTGAAGATGCTGTGAAAATTGCTGCAGATATAGCTCAAGGCGAGGAACCAGCTGAAAAAATGGTTGTTAAAGAAGCAACACAAGTAACAAAAGAAAACGTCGATGAATATTACGATCCGGAATCTAAATTCTAA